A portion of the Clostridium gelidum genome contains these proteins:
- a CDS encoding ParA family protein: MKTICIFNQKGGVGKTTTNINLCAYLAMEGYKVLTIDIDPQGNTTSGLGLDKNNLDLSIYDVLISDTPIKDSIVRSDLVQNLFISPSTMELAGAEVELINRKNRENIMKDKLNEIKDEYDYVFIDCPPSLGVLTINALTCADSVLIPIQCEFYALEGVSQLVNTIQLVKKSLNKDLDIEGVVMTMFDYRTNLSNEVLKEVQKYFKDKVYKTTISRNVRLAEAPSFGLPIMLYDEKCKGAEAYVKLTKEFLKRQ; this comes from the coding sequence ATGAAAACAATTTGCATTTTTAATCAAAAAGGTGGAGTTGGAAAGACAACTACTAATATAAATTTATGTGCATATTTAGCAATGGAGGGTTATAAAGTTTTGACTATAGACATAGATCCTCAAGGAAACACAACAAGTGGATTAGGATTAGATAAAAATAATTTGGATTTATCTATTTATGATGTTTTAATTTCTGATACTCCTATTAAAGATTCAATAGTAAGAAGTGACCTAGTTCAAAATTTATTTATATCACCTTCAACTATGGAGCTTGCAGGAGCTGAGGTTGAACTTATAAATAGAAAAAATAGAGAGAATATAATGAAAGATAAATTAAATGAAATTAAAGATGAATATGATTATGTATTTATTGACTGTCCACCATCTTTAGGTGTATTAACTATAAATGCGCTAACTTGTGCAGATTCGGTTTTAATTCCAATTCAATGCGAATTTTATGCATTAGAAGGTGTTAGTCAATTAGTTAATACAATCCAATTAGTAAAAAAATCACTTAATAAAGATTTAGATATTGAAGGCGTAGTAATGACTATGTTTGATTATAGGACAAATCTTAGCAATGAAGTTTTAAAAGAAGTTCAGAAATATTTTAAGGATAAAGTTTATAAAACAACAATTTCGAGAAATGTAAGATTAGCAGAAGCACCAAGTTTCGGATTACCAATCATGTTATATGATGAAAAATGTAAAGGTGCAGAGGCCTACGTAAA
- a CDS encoding ParB/RepB/Spo0J family partition protein yields the protein MNNEIIKINTDKVIPNIYQPRKYFNEEAIEELSQSIIQHGIIQPLTVRKRGDVFELVAGERRLRAAKLAKLETVPCNVIDITDSESAQIALLENLQREDLNYVEEAEAYYNLINDHNFTQDELAKKMGKKQSTIANKLRLLKLSPEVRELCLKNKLTERHSRALLTVPNKELQLVIVQKVIKNGLNVKKTEELINTELLKLAGEELKNKTKRNIKSVLPAKLYVNTIKQVFQKFDIPAEYTYKDEDEFIEVTVKIQKVNK from the coding sequence ATGAATAATGAAATAATAAAAATCAATACAGATAAAGTGATTCCAAATATTTATCAACCACGTAAATATTTTAATGAAGAAGCAATTGAAGAGTTATCGCAATCAATTATACAACATGGAATAATTCAACCACTTACGGTAAGAAAAAGAGGGGATGTTTTCGAACTAGTAGCAGGAGAAAGAAGACTTAGAGCTGCTAAATTAGCTAAGCTAGAGACCGTTCCTTGTAATGTTATTGATATAACAGATTCTGAATCAGCTCAAATAGCTTTGCTAGAAAATCTACAAAGAGAAGATTTAAATTATGTTGAAGAAGCAGAAGCATATTATAATTTGATCAATGATCATAATTTTACGCAAGATGAATTAGCAAAAAAAATGGGAAAAAAGCAATCTACAATTGCTAATAAATTAAGATTATTAAAATTAAGCCCTGAAGTTAGAGAATTATGTCTTAAAAATAAATTAACAGAAAGACATTCAAGAGCATTACTTACTGTTCCAAATAAAGAATTGCAATTAGTAATTGTTCAGAAAGTAATAAAAAATGGATTAAATGTAAAGAAAACAGAAGAACTTATTAATACAGAATTGCTTAAATTAGCAGGAGAAGAGCTAAAGAATAAGACAAAAAGAAATATAAAAAGTGTTTTACCAGCGAAATTATATGTGAATACAATTAAACAAGTATTCCAAAAGTTTGATATACCAGCTGAATATACTTATAAAGATGAAGATGAATTCATAGAAGTAACAGTTAAAATTCAAAAGGTAAACAAATAA
- the rsmG gene encoding 16S rRNA (guanine(527)-N(7))-methyltransferase RsmG produces MDFYNLMSKSAEDVGLQLSKEQYEKFLIYMKLLQEWNEKINLTAIVEDEEVIKKHFIDSIKAFKRDELKSAKNLIDVGTGAGFPGLPIAIMKDDIKVTLLDSLNKRINFLNTVVNDLGLSNVTTIHSRAEDGARDRKLREKFDIATSRAVANMSVLSEFCLPYVKIGGNFIALKGPSVDQEIKESKGAIKILGGELVDICEVNIEDTELRHNLVVVKKIAVCSKVYPRKAGSITKDPLK; encoded by the coding sequence ATGGATTTTTATAATTTAATGTCTAAATCAGCAGAAGATGTTGGTTTACAATTATCAAAGGAGCAATATGAGAAATTTTTAATTTATATGAAACTTCTTCAAGAATGGAATGAAAAAATAAATTTAACTGCTATAGTAGAGGATGAAGAAGTAATTAAAAAGCATTTTATAGATTCTATCAAAGCTTTTAAAAGAGATGAATTAAAAAGTGCTAAGAATTTAATAGATGTTGGCACAGGAGCAGGATTTCCAGGATTACCAATTGCTATTATGAAAGATGATATAAAAGTTACATTATTGGATTCTTTAAATAAGAGAATTAATTTTTTGAATACTGTTGTAAATGATCTAGGATTATCTAACGTGACTACAATTCATTCAAGAGCAGAAGATGGAGCAAGAGATCGTAAATTACGAGAAAAGTTTGATATTGCAACATCTAGAGCAGTTGCTAATATGAGTGTATTGTCTGAATTCTGTTTACCATATGTAAAAATTGGTGGAAATTTTATTGCACTAAAGGGGCCGTCAGTTGATCAAGAAATTAAAGAGAGCAAAGGTGCAATTAAAATTCTTGGTGGAGAATTGGTAGATATCTGTGAAGTTAATATTGAAGATACAGAATTGAGGCATAATTTGGTTGTAGTAAAAAAAATAGCAGTATGTTCTAAGGTATATCCAAGAAAAGCAGGATCAATAACAAAAGATCCACTTAAATAA